Below is a genomic region from Candidatus Paceibacterota bacterium.
GCTGTATATGAAGCAATCAGCTCGGAAAATCCTAAAAGAGGATATTTGGTTGGAAAAGGATCGTCTAGCTTGATCGCCTTGAAAAGGATTTTACCTAACCGTGTTTTTGAAAAAATAGTTGCAAAGATTTTTTTGGCTAAAAATTAAATTAAGTATACGGAATGGACTGTGGATTCTGAAATCCTCCAAAGGCGGACAGGCAAGTTCAGAATGATAGTATTTTGATTTTTCCCTTTACATACACGTTTTTTGAGAGTATATTGAAATCGGGCACGCCCGCAAGTATGGGGTGTTTTGTTTAAATTCGGAGGGCTTACATAAATAGGTGATAAATGACTTTTTTTCAAAAACTAAGTATTTTTTAGGCCTGGTTTTGTTTTTGGCGATAATCTCAAGCGGAAGCAATGTTCCTCAGAGTTCGGATTATTCCGTCAAAGATCAGGCTTTTTCTAATGATCAGAATCAGTTAAAGCCTGATAGTCCAAGCCAAGCTTCAACCCAAGTAATTCCCGAGAAGATAAGCCAGCCCGCGAGTGAAACTCAAGTTGAATCTCAGCCTCAAGTACAGTCACAAGTCCAAACCAAGCCCGAAAACAAACTATCGAATGATAACTATTATACGAATGTCGATGGAAACACGGTCCATTCTCCCGCGTACTCAACTGAACCAAATACGATTCCCGCAGGCGCTTCGGCCATATGTCGCGATGGAACATATAGTTTCAGCCAGAGTCGCCGCGGAACCTGCTCACATCATGGGGGAGTAGTGGAATGGCTATAATTAAATAAACTAAGTGTATGAAAGAAAAAATAGCATTGTTATTAAAAAAAATGTAAGATTTGTCATCGCCCTATGTTTCATAATACTTATTTATTCTGGAGCCTTATATGTTATTAAAAATAATTCACACGAATTATCTCAGGACATATTGGAGTACTTAAAGGTGTTAATTTGGCCACTGGTCATCTTGCTAATTGTCTATTTATTTAAATCAAATATCGCAGATCTTATCGGAAGGATTGAAGAATGGGAGGCTCCGTTTATTGGAAAAGGAAAAACGCATGGAGTGAATCCACAACAGGAAATAGCAAAAACATTTCCCCGGGATGAGGGGAAGGATTTTAAGATGGTAATAGATGCAAAAGAAAAAGAAATAAGTGCTTTAAAGGATAATGAACAAGAACTTGTTGACAAGCTGACTAGAGCACAAATAGAGTTAGACTTTGAAAGAATCTATAATTTAATTTTTGCAAGCCAGATTGATCTCCTCTTGAAAGTAAATGCCTTTGGCAAAGTTGAGTTTGCCTATGTTTTGGATCATTATTCAAGAGCTCAGCAAGCTTCCGCCTCTCTCCTTAAGGATTGGACATTTTCTCAATATATAAAGTTTTGGTTGATCACCAGCTGATTGAATATAATATAAATGAAGGAGTTATAACGATAACAACAAAAGGTAAAGCTTTTCTGTCATATCTTACGGTTATGAACTATAAGAAATACGGTATATAATTAATATAAATCATGAACGATTCTAATAAAAATTCAGACAATATGATGGAAGCTAAAAAGTTTTCTTTGCAGTTCAAAATTGACGCTTTACAACAGCTTATACTTCTGAGATATCAATCATTAATTACGATTAGTTCTATTAGCTTCGCGGTAATTGGTCTTACTATTACGCTGAAAAGCGAATATATTAAAAATCAGATATTGGCTTATCTGGCGCTAGTATTGTTCGTTGTTATCGCATTTATCAGTCTCGGCAGATATCTATATTTATTAAGGAGAGACATAGATGGCATCGCTCAGAAAATAGAAAAACTTCCAGACGAAGATCGGAGTCAGTCATTAGAGAAAAAAGAGTTTAAAGTAGATTATTGGCCAGAGGCGTTGTATATGTGCTTAGTTATTAGTGCCATATTGTTCGTTTTGTCACTCGTAAATAATCATTTTAATTTTGCATTTCAACAAGTTTCGAAAATTTCAAATATAGATCCTTTATTTTTTCTAGAAGTGGTTGGTATATGTCTTAATGTTGCGGGCACAATTGTTTTGGCTATACCCCTTCTACAGGT
It encodes:
- a CDS encoding DUF3761 domain-containing protein is translated as MINDFFSKTKYFLGLVLFLAIISSGSNVPQSSDYSVKDQAFSNDQNQLKPDSPSQASTQVIPEKISQPASETQVESQPQVQSQVQTKPENKLSNDNYYTNVDGNTVHSPAYSTEPNTIPAGASAICRDGTYSFSQSRRGTCSHHGGVVEWL